From Chlamydiota bacterium, a single genomic window includes:
- a CDS encoding adenosylhomocysteinase: MSAQGYDVKDLGLAAGGTKRIEWADAEMPVLRLVRERFTREKPLKGLRMSACLHVTAETANLARTLQAGGADLLLCASNPLSTQDDVAASLVKQYGIKVQAIKGEDRKTYYAHIHAAIRHSPRITMDDGADLVSAILSEHPEMAKQIMGSMEETTTGVIRLRAMEKDGALRFPVIAVNDAATKHMFDNRYGTGQSTVDGIIRATDILLAGSTVVVAGYGWCGRGFASRCRGMGANVIVTEVDPIRALEALMDGYRVMPMAQAARVGDLFCTLTGDIHVIRPAHFKAMKNGAIVANSGHFNVEIDIEGLQKIAKKVNRGVRNFVDEYVLPNGRKIYILAEGRLINLAAAEGHPASVMDMSFAVQALSTEYCVKRHRSLVAKVYTVPAEIDDWVARLKLKAMGVSMDRLTPEQKKYLASWEMGT; the protein is encoded by the coding sequence ATGAGCGCACAGGGATACGACGTGAAGGACCTCGGTCTTGCGGCCGGGGGGACGAAGAGGATCGAGTGGGCGGACGCGGAGATGCCGGTGCTCCGCCTTGTCCGCGAGCGGTTCACGCGCGAGAAGCCGCTGAAGGGGTTGCGGATGTCCGCGTGCCTGCACGTGACGGCGGAGACGGCGAATCTGGCGCGGACGCTCCAGGCGGGCGGGGCGGACCTGCTGCTCTGCGCCTCGAATCCTTTGAGCACGCAGGACGACGTCGCCGCGAGCCTCGTGAAGCAGTACGGCATCAAGGTCCAGGCGATCAAGGGGGAGGACCGCAAGACCTACTACGCGCACATCCACGCCGCGATACGGCACTCCCCGCGCATCACGATGGACGACGGGGCCGACCTCGTCTCCGCGATCCTCTCCGAGCACCCCGAGATGGCGAAGCAGATCATGGGGAGCATGGAGGAGACGACGACCGGGGTCATTCGGCTCCGGGCGATGGAGAAGGACGGGGCGCTCAGGTTCCCGGTCATCGCGGTGAACGACGCGGCCACCAAGCATATGTTCGACAACCGCTACGGCACCGGGCAGTCGACGGTGGACGGCATCATCCGCGCCACCGACATCCTCCTCGCGGGGAGCACCGTGGTCGTGGCCGGGTACGGCTGGTGCGGCCGCGGCTTCGCCTCACGCTGCCGCGGGATGGGCGCGAACGTCATCGTCACCGAGGTCGACCCGATCCGGGCCCTCGAGGCGCTGATGGACGGCTACCGCGTGATGCCGATGGCGCAGGCGGCCCGCGTCGGGGACCTGTTCTGCACGCTGACCGGCGACATCCATGTCATCCGCCCCGCGCACTTCAAGGCGATGAAGAACGGGGCGATCGTCGCCAACTCGGGCCACTTCAACGTGGAGATCGACATAGAGGGGCTGCAGAAGATCGCGAAGAAGGTGAACCGCGGGGTGCGGAACTTCGTGGACGAGTACGTCCTGCCGAACGGCCGGAAAATCTACATCCTGGCCGAGGGGCGGCTCATCAACCTCGCCGCCGCCGAGGGGCACCCGGCCTCGGTGATGGACATGAGCTTCGCGGTCCAGGCCCTCAGCACCGAGTACTGCGTGAAGCGCCACCGGAGCCTCGTGGCGAAGGTCTACACCGTTCCCGCGGAGATCGACGACTGGGTCGCCCGCCTGAAGCTGAAGGCGATGGGCGTTTCGATGGACCGGCTCACCCCCGAGCAGAAGAAGTACCTCGCCTCGTGGGAGATGGGGACCTGA